GTTCGACCGGGCTGTCGAGGCGCGGCCGTCCGACGTGAAGCTGCAGATCAGGCTGGAGGAGTAGGTCGCCAGCTTCACGCCAAATCGCCTCCTCCTTGAATTCGACGGATCCCAACAAAAAACCCGGCCTCGCGACCGGGTCTTTTGATTTCGAGGTCCTGAAGCCGGCTCAGGCGGCTTCGTCCTGCTCGGTCTCTTCGTTGTCGGCCTTGGCGCCGCGCTTCGGGCCCTTGGCGAGGTTGGCCTCGATCAGGCGGACGGCTTCCGTCTCCGACATGCGATTGACGGCTGCGATCTCACGCGCCATGCGGTCGAGCGCGGCCTCGTAGAGCTGGCGCTCGGAATAGGACTGCTCGGGCTGGTTGTCGGCACGGTAGAGATCGCGCACGACCTCCGAGATCTGGATCAGATCGCCGGAGTTGATCTTCGCATCATATTCCTGCGCACGGCGCGACCACATGGTGCGCTTGATGCGCGCGCGGCCCTGCACGACCTTCAGCGCGCGGTCGACATAGTCGGTCTCGGACAGCTTGCGCATGCCGATGGACGCGGCCTTCGCGACCGGAACCTTGAGGCGCATCTTGTCCTTCTGGAAATCGATCACGAAGAGTTCAAGCTTGTGTCCTGCGACTTCCTGCTCGTCGATGGAGACGATCTGGCCCACGCCGTGCGCGGGGTAAACAATGAACTCGCCCGTCTTGAAGCCGTTGCGTCCTGCCGCCGGCTTCTTCTGCTGGGTGGTTGTTGCCATTACGCCCATTACTCCTTCGTATGCGGCCGACCTTCGAAGTCAGCCCTTCTTGCGGCCGGAGAGGCCGTGTCTGATGCCGTTTGAAGAGGAGCCAGACAATCCGGATCGACAAGAGCATGCACCGTGCTAAAAGCTACGGCGCCGGCTCAAGCTGACCTGATCCGAGGAATCTGAGAACACCTTTCAGTGATTAGGCAACCCGTCGTACGACGTCGTGCCACCGGCATGTGCTGCATGGGATAGCACAAAAAGGCGACAGAATCAAGAATTTGCCTAACACGCGAACAACCTGCCGCATGTCAACCCTGTTGACGCGGCTTGCAAGCGGATATCCGCATGCGCCCGTGCGGGCGTCAGCTCAGTCGCCCTCGCCAGGCTCCGGCGAGAAGTAGTTTTCGTACTTTCCGGCGACGCCGTCAAACTCCTTGGCGTCGGCGGGAGCATCCTTCTTGGTCGTTATGTTCGGCCATTTTTCGGCGTATTCGGTGTTGATCTTCAGCCATTTGTCGAGCCCGGACTCGGTGTCCGGCTTGATCGCCTCGGCAGGGCATTCGGGCTCGCAGACGCCGCAATCGATGCACTCGTCCGGGTGGATGACGAGCATGTTCTCGCCTTCGTAGAAGCAGTCGACCGGACAGACCTCGACGCAGTCCATGTACTTGCACTTGATGCAGTTGTCGGTGACGACGTAGGTCATTCTCTGAAGCCTGTAGCGAACCTTTTCAGGGCTTTGCAGCGCCCTTCAGGGTTGAGGTAGACCCTTTGGAGAGAGCGTGCAAGAGTGACGCGTGCGCCGGGTCGGGCCAAGCTGGAATGACTTTGCCTCAACCCGCGCCAAGCCGGATTACTCTTCCACGGGCGGTTCGCGGTCCGCGCCGCGACGCTCTTTTCTCGTCGGACGCCCGCCCGAGACGTCGCGGATGGGAGCGACGGCGTCAGGCAGCGAACGGTCATTCGGTGATCGCTCGGGCGACAGGTCCTCGTAGAGTAAACGCGCTTCTTCGTAGGGTCCGCGCCGATCGCCCGGCGCCAGCACGCGCAGGACGCCGATGCGGCGGTCGAGGTTGACGGTCAGCACATCGCCGGGCTTGACCAGGTCAGACGCCTGCTCCGCTTTTTGCCCGTTCACCCGCACCCGCCCGGACTGGACGAGCTTGGCCGCGAGCGACCGCGACTTTATGACGCGCGAGAAGAACAGCCACTTGTCGATGCGCTGGCGTCCCGCGCCGGGCATCACTTCTTGAGCTGGTCGCGCAGCGCGGCGAGCTTGGCGAAGGGCGAGTCAGGGTCGAAGCGCGCCGGCCTCTCCTCCCGCGGCTTCGCCTGGAAGGACGGCTTGCCGCCCTTGTTGCGGAAGTCAGGCTTGTTGCGGTCCGGCCGCTCGCCGCGTTCCGGTCTGTCGGCGTGCTGCGGCCGCCCTCCGTGCTTCTGACCATCCCGGCGCTCGGCGCCGTTGCCGGCCTGCTCGCCGCCCTTCTGGCGGTTGCGGTCGAAGCGCGGTTTGCCTTGGCGGGGGCCGCGCGCCTCCGCTCCGCCTTCGGCCTCGCCGGCGCTCGGTTGACCCTGCCGGCCGCGCTGGTTCTGGCGATTGCGGTCGCCGTGGCGATGGCGCTGGCGCTGATCGAAACGCTGCGGACGCCACAGGAGGATCGGCTTCGGCTCCTCGCCAGCTTCGGCGGGTGCTGCTTCGGCTTCCGGTGCGGCTTCCACGTCGCCCGCAACGACGCTGTCAGGCGCGGCCTCTTCCTCGAGGGAAGGTTGGTCAGGCGACGCCTGATCGAGTGGGGCAGCCTCAGGAGTCGGCTCGACTGCACTCTCCGCGGCTTCAGTCTCCAGACGATCAGCCGTCGCGGTGTCGGAAACCGCGTCGCCGGAAACCGCGTCGAGCGCTGCATCGGCACCCCCCTCCGCCCGCTCCGCGGGCGCCTCCCCCTCAAGGAGGGAGG
This portion of the Mesorhizobium shangrilense genome encodes:
- a CDS encoding CarD family transcriptional regulator, which gives rise to MATTTQQKKPAAGRNGFKTGEFIVYPAHGVGQIVSIDEQEVAGHKLELFVIDFQKDKMRLKVPVAKAASIGMRKLSETDYVDRALKVVQGRARIKRTMWSRRAQEYDAKINSGDLIQISEVVRDLYRADNQPEQSYSERQLYEAALDRMAREIAAVNRMSETEAVRLIEANLAKGPKRGAKADNEETEQDEAA
- the fdxA gene encoding ferredoxin FdxA, whose product is MTYVVTDNCIKCKYMDCVEVCPVDCFYEGENMLVIHPDECIDCGVCEPECPAEAIKPDTESGLDKWLKINTEYAEKWPNITTKKDAPADAKEFDGVAGKYENYFSPEPGEGD
- a CDS encoding RNA-binding S4 domain-containing protein, which produces MPGAGRQRIDKWLFFSRVIKSRSLAAKLVQSGRVRVNGQKAEQASDLVKPGDVLTVNLDRRIGVLRVLAPGDRRGPYEEARLLYEDLSPERSPNDRSLPDAVAPIRDVSGGRPTRKERRGADREPPVEE